A part of Palaemon carinicauda isolate YSFRI2023 chromosome 8, ASM3689809v2, whole genome shotgun sequence genomic DNA contains:
- the LOC137645093 gene encoding juvenile hormone esterase-like, producing the protein MYSILLVYLVAHIVTTTHSYQTLLEEAEIIHQDDDAILVEVAQGSIIGQVKRQSDFSYLSFQGIPFAKPPIGDRRFKDPEPSDPWKGSLKATVPASPCPQLVFMGSEDCLYLNIYAPHDSVSGKNPLPVMFFIHGGAFVVGSARSYEGVQPLLQHGVIVVTIDYRLGVLGFLSTEDDAAPGNLGLKDQTMALRWVHENIEAFGGDRKRITIFGESAGAASVHYQLLTPSSAGLFSGAIMQSGSAFTPWSRGRNFRQVAEVIASSFHCPSNSSEEMIACLQKPSFRLLDEMYAQFIDFNFQPFYFAPRVDGDYIPADPVQLVKEGRYHHVPIMMGINRDEGSLISGEMYWDKTIIKLLVKHFDKYGPPSLELQPDEDPINTSTVVYDYYLGGLNFDYENADNLTRLYGDRLFNMPLDWLTQMMGDDDDVFRWELRHKGENSVLNFFPGLDKRLRSRWICHGDELIYIFHPGFFGSPTTAEDVLVSDLYTKMWTNFAKTRNPTPDDSLGFTWKKTNGKDMRKLVITAELPLQMEKDVRTVDRAFWESLPLRMNEMLKS; encoded by the exons A TGTACAGTATCCTGTTAGTGTACTTGGTGGCGCACATCGTCACGACTACTCATTCGTACCAAACATTGCTGGAAGAGGCGGAGATAATTCACCAAGATGATGACGCAATCTTGGTGGAAGTCGCTCAAGGGAGCATCATAGGGCAAGTGAAAAGACAGTCGGATTTCTCATACCTTTCTTTCCAAGGCATTCCCTTCGCCAAGCCACCGATTGGGGATAGGAGGTTTAAG GATCCGGAGCCATCAGATCCTTGGAAAGGATCCTTGAAGGCCACCGTTCCCGCATCCCCCTGTCCTCAGCTTGTCTTCATGGGCAGTGAAGATTGTCTTTACCTCAATATATACGCTCCACAT GACAGCGTCAGTGGGAAAAATCCTCTGCCAGTGATGTTTTTTATCCACGGCGGTGCCTTTGTTGTGGGCAGTGCAAGGTCTTATGAAGGCGTCCAGCCACTCTTGCAACATGGCGTCATTGTGGTTACAATAGACTATCGACTTGGAGTTTTAG GATTTCTTTCAACCGAAGACGATGCTGCTCCAGGTAACTTAGGTTTGAAAGACCAGACGATGGCACTGCGCTGGGTCCACGAAAACATAGAAGCCTTTGGTGGCGACAGGAAGAG GATCACTATTTTCGGAGAGAGCGCAGGAGCTGCTTCAGTACATTATCAACTCTTAACGCCGTCATCTGCTG GCCTCTTCAGTGGTGCTATTATGCAAAGTGGATCTGCTTTTACTCCTTGGAGCAGAGGAAGGAACTTCAGACAAGTTGCTGAAGTAATTGCCTCGAG CTTTCACTGTCCCTCTAACTCAAGCGAAGAGATGATTGCCTGTTTGCAAAAACCCAGTTTTAGATTACTTGACGAAATGTACGCACAGTTCATA GATTTCAATTTTCAACCCTTCTATTTCGCGCCTCGCGTGGATGGAGATTATATCCCTGCTGACCCAGTGCAATTGGTCAAGGAAGGAAGATACCATCACGTGCCCATCATGATGGGCATCAACAGAGATGAAGGATCTTTGATTTCAGGAG AAATGTACTGGGATAAAACCATAATCAAATTACTAGTGAAGCATTTTGACAAATATGGCCCACCTAGCTTGGAGCTCCAGCCTGATGAGGATCCTATTAACACCTCTACGGTCGTCTATGATTACTATCTCGGAGGCCTCAACTTTGACTATGAGAATGCCGATAATCTAACGAGG CTGTACGGAGACAGACTGTTCAACATGCCTCTCGATTGGTTGACACAGATGATGGGGGACGACGATGACGTGTTCAGATGGGAACTGAGACACAAGGGAGAAAACAGCGTTCTTAACTTCTTCCCTGGGTTAGATAAGAGGTTGCGATCCCGGT GGATTTGCCATGGGGACGAACTGATTTACATTTTCCATCCGGGGTTCTTCGGCTCACCAACCACAGCAGAGGACGTGCTCGTAAGTGATTTGTATACAAAGATGTGGACGAACTTCGCCAAGACCAG GAACCCAACACCTGACGACTCCTTAGGATTCACTTGGAAGAAGACCAATGGAAAAGACATGAGAAAGCTGGTCATAACCGCAGAGCTTCCTCTACAGATGGAAAAGGATGTGCGAACCGTAGACAGGGCCTTCTGGGAGTCGCTTCCTCTGAGAATGAACGAGATGTTAAAGTCCTAA